ATCCTTTGGGGAACCACGATGATCTTCTTCGGTGCCTGTCCGTTCAGCGCGTTCTTCACCGCATCCAGATCCAGCACGGCGTCGGTGACGGCATTCTGATCTGCATCGCGAGAAATTGTCAATTCAGCGCGTTTCTTGCCATTGATCTGTACCGGCAGGACGACATCGTTTTCGATGACGAGTGCTTCGTCGTATCGCGGCCAGCTTGTCCGGGCAAGCAGGCCTTCATTGCCAAGCGCGGCCCAGCACTCCTCAGCCAGATGCGGCGTCATCGGAGAGACGAGCTGAATCAGGATCTCGGCGGCATCGCGCACCGCCGCGCGATAGATGGCATCGCCCTCGCCTGCCGCAACTCTCGTCATCGGTGCGGCCAGCGCGTTGACAAGTTCGTAAATTCGGGCAACGGCCTTGTTGAACCACAGCTTGTCATAGTCGTTCTCGACAGCCTTCAGCGTCTTGTGGGCGGCCTGCGAGATCGACAAGGCTTCCCCATCGGTGGCCGGCGCAGGTACCACGGCGGAGAGCGCATCCGCTGCTTCGGAAATCAAGCGCCACAGACGCTGGGTGAAACGATGGGCGCCCTCGACGCCTGCCTCGGACCAGATGACATCACGCTCTGGCGGGGAGTCGGACAGAACGAAGAAACGAGCGGTATCGGCGCCGTAGGAGGCGATGATATCGTCGGGATCGACGACGTTCTTCTTCGATTTCGACATTTTCTCGATCGAGCCGATCGCAACTTCTTCGTTGTTCGTCAGCAGGAAAGCCCGGCGTTTTCCATCGAGTTCATCGATACGGATATCGGCGGGAGCCACCCATTCGCGGCTGGCGCCGGCGCCGCGGCTATAGGTTTCGTGGACCACCATGCCCTGGGTGAAGAGACCCTTGAAGGGTTCGGTGGCCGCGACGTGACCGGTCTCGCGCATGGCGCGGGTGAAGAAGCGGGAATAGAGCAAGTGCAGGATCGCGTGCTCGATGCCGCCGATATACTGGTCGACCGGCAACCAGCGGTTTGCCGCCTCCGGATCGGTCGGCTTTTCTTCCCAGGGCGCGGTGAAGCGGGTGAAATACCAGCTCGAATCGACGAAGGTGTCCATCGTATCCGTCTCGCGGCGGGCATCCTTGCCGCAGTTCGGGCAGGGGACGTGGCGCCAGGTCGGATGACGGTCGAGCGGATTGCCCGGCTGGTCGAAGGTGACGTCGTCGGGCAGCTTGACCGGCAGGTCCGCCTTCGGCACCGGCACGACACCGCAATCATCGCAATGGATGACCGGGATCGGGCAGCCCCAATAACGCTGGCGGGAAATACCCCAGTCGCGCAGACGGAAATTGACCTTGCGTTCGCCCTGCGGCGCATTGCCGAGCGAAGCGGCCGACAGCCGGTCGGCGACGATATTGAAGGCTTCTTCGGTGGTCTTGCCGTCGAGGAAGCGTGAATTGATCATCACGCCATCACCGTCATAGGCGGTGTCGCCAACGGAGAAGCTTGCGGCATCGCCATCCCTCGGCATGACGACGGCCACCACCGGCAGGTCATATTTTCGTGCAAAATCAAGGTCGCGCTGGTCGCCCGAGGGGCAGCCGAAGATCGCGCCGGTGCCATAATCCATCAAAACGAAATTGGCGATATAGACCGGCAGCTTCCAGGAAGGATCGAGCGGGTGCCGGACGCGGATACCGGTATCCATACCCTTCTTTTCGGCGGTCTCGAGTGCTGCGAGCGAGGTGCCGGCGCGGCGGCACTCTTCGCAGAAGGCTTCGATATCAGGGTTCTTCGCGGCAGCATCCTTCGCCAGCGGATGATCGGCGGCGATTGCCAAGAAGGAAGCGCCGAACAGCGTGTCCGGCCGGGTCGTATAGACCGTGACTTCGCTCTCGCCGGCAGGTGTCGTTTCCGGCACGATCTCCCAGCGGATCGTCAGGCCTTCCGAACGGCCGATCCAGTTCTTCTGCATCACCCGCACTTTTTCCGGCCACTGGTCGAGCGTATCCAGCGCGTCCAGCAGATCCTGGCTGAAGTCGGTGATCTTGAAGAACCATTGTGTCAGTTCACGCTGTTCGACCAGCGCGCCGGAACGCCAGCCGCGGCCATCGATCACCTGTTCGTTGGCGAGCACGGTGTTATCGACTGGATCCCAGTTGACCTTCGACTGCTTGCGATAGACCAGGCCCTTCTCCAGGAAATCCAGGAAGAGATGCTGCTGGTGCTGATAATATTCGACGTCGCAGGTGGCGAATTCGCGGCTCCAGTCCAGCGAAAGACCCATGGCCTTCAGCTGCGCCTTCATCGAGCCAATGTTCTGGTGCGTCCAGGAGGCGGGATGCACGCCGCGCTCCATGGCGGCATTCTCCGCCGGCATGCCGAAGGCGTCCCAGCCCATCGGATGCAGCACGTTGTAACCGCGGGCGCGCTTGTAGCGGGCGACGACATCGCCCATGGCGTAATTGCGGACATGACCCATATGGATGCGCCCCGAGGGATAGGGGAACATTTCGAGGACGTAATATTTTTCGCGCGGATCGGCATTGTCGGTCTCGAAGACCTTGTCTTCATTCCATTTCTGCTGCCAGCGGGGCTCGGCATCGCGCGGATTATAACGTTCGGTGGCCATGGTATTCGTATTTCCGGAAAATCAGGGGAGTTGGTCGAGACCTTCACCATGAAACCACCGTAGCGTCAAGTTTTGCAGGCGCTGCGAGCGTCCGATCTTGGTCATGACTAGGCGATTTCGCGAAGGCGGGTCTTGGCAAGCACAGGCTGGCTGGTTAGTTCATTGCCGATCCTTTCATGCTGGTATGTCGAGGCAGAACGATGGAACTTCAAGAGCGCTTGAACGATGTGCGGTCGCGGATTGCGGCCGGGGAACGCGAGGCAGGTCGTCCGGCGGGTTCTGTTCAGCTCGTCGCGGTGTCGAAGACCTTCGAGGCGGACGCGATCCGCCCGGCCATCGAAGCCGGGCAGCGTATCTTCGGCGAGAACCGGGTGCAGGAAAGCCAGGGCAAGTGGCCGGCGCTGAAGGCAGAGCATCAGGATATCGAGCTGCATCTGATCGGACCGCTGCAATCGAACAAGGCGGCGGATGCTGTGGCGCTTTTCGACGTGATCGAAACGGTAGACCGGGAAAAGATCGCCCGCGCGCTTGCCGAGGAGATGAAGCGGCAAGGCAAGGCGCTGCGGCTCTATGTCCAGGTCAATACCGGGCTCGAACCGCAGAAGGCCGGCATCGCTCCTGACGACACGCCGGCCTTCGTCGCCCTCTGCCGCGACGAACTCGGCTTTTCGATCGAAGGTTTGATGTGCATTCCGCCGGCCGAGGAAAATCCCGGACCGCATTTCGCCCTGCTGGCTAAGCTCGCGCTCAAATGCGGCGTCGAAAAACTTTCCATGGGCATGTCGGGCGACTACGGGACGGCCATCGCCTTTGGCGCCACGAGCGTGCGTGTGGGATCAGCGATTTTCGGCACGCGCTGAAACGCTGCTTTGGTCGGGCTTCCCGTTCCCCTTAATGCCGCCTAGATTAGGTTTGCATGTCCTGGGGAGGAGCAGATGCGGAACGGCTATCATCAGGCCTATGCGGCCTGGAAACGCGATCCCGAAGCCTTCTGGCGCGAAGCGGCCAGTGACATCGACTGGTTCAAGCCGCCAGAGCGGATTTTTTCACCCAATGACGGCGTCTATGGCCGCTGGTTCTCAGACGCCGAAACCAATACATGCCACAATTGCCTGGACCGGCATGTGGCTGGCGGCCGCGGCGGCGAGACAGCCGTCATCTTCGACAGCGCAATGAACGGCGAAAAGCGCCGTTTCACCTATGATGAGGTGCTTCGGGAGGTGATGGCCATCGCAGCAGCACTGGTCGAGTGCGGCATCGGCAAAGGCGATCGCGTCATCCTTTATATGCCGATGGTGCCGGAGGCGGTCTTTTCCATGCTTGCCTGCGCCCGCATCGGGGCGGTTCACTCCGTCGTTTTCGGCGGGTTTGCCGCCAGCGAACTTGCTGCGCGAATCGACGATTGCGCTGCGAAGCTGGTGATCACCGCGAGCTGCGGGCTCGAGCCTGGTCGCATCGTCGCCTACAAGCCACTGGTCGATCAGGCAATCGAGATCGCGCGTTCGAAGCCGGATCGCTGTCTGGTGCTGCAGCGGCCGGAGCTTCGAGCAGATCTCGTCAGCGGTCGAGATCAGGATTTCGAGGCGGCAGTGGCGCAGCATCGTGGCGCCGAGATCGCCTGTGTCTCCGTCAAGGCCACCGATCCGCTCTACATCCTCTATACCTCGGGCACGACGGGCCAGCCGAAGGGCGTCGTGCGCGATAATGGCGGCCATATGGTCGCGCTCAACTGGTCGATGCAAAATATCTACGGCTTGAAGCCGGGCGAGGTCTTCTGGACAGCTTCGGATATCGGCTGGGTCGTCGGGCATTCCTATATCGTCTATGCGCCGCTGCTATCAGGCGTAACCACTCTGATCTTCGAGGGAAAACCGATCGGCACTCCGGATGCCGGCACATTTTGGCGCATCGTTTCGGAATATCAGGTGCGGGTGCTCTTCACGGCGCCGACGGCATTCCGCGCCATTCGGCGGGAGGACGGTGACGGTGAACTGATGCACCAATATCCCATGCCGGATTTGCGCGCTCTGTTTCTTGCCGGCGAGCGGGCGGATCCGGAGACGTTGAAATGGGCCGAGCGCATGCTCGGCTTACCCGTCATCGATCATTGGTGGCAGACGGAGACCGGCTGGCCGATCGCCGCAAATCCGCTGGGCCTCGGCGCTCTTCCCGTCAAGCACGGTTCGCCGGCGCTGCCGATGCCCGGCTATGATATTGCGGTGCTCGACGATGCCGGTCATCCGATCGAGGCGGGAACACTCGGCAATATCGTCGTGAAGCTGCCCCTGCCGCCCGGCTGCCTGCCGACCCTCTGGAACGCCGACGACCGTTTTCGCTCCGCCTATCTCGATGAGTTTCCCGGTTATTACAAGACGGCCGATGCCGGCTATGTCGATGAGGACGGCTATCTCTTCATCATGTCGCGCACCGACGACATCATCAATTGCGCCGGGCATCGGCTCTCGACAGGGGCGATGGAGGAGGTCTGTGCGCGTCATCCAGATGTCGCCGAATGCGCGGTTATCGGCGTGATCGATGCGCTGAAGGGTCAGGCGCCCTGCGGTTTCCTGGTGCTGAAACGACATGTCTCCCGCGACGCG
The nucleotide sequence above comes from Rhizobium indicum. Encoded proteins:
- the leuS gene encoding leucine--tRNA ligase — its product is MATERYNPRDAEPRWQQKWNEDKVFETDNADPREKYYVLEMFPYPSGRIHMGHVRNYAMGDVVARYKRARGYNVLHPMGWDAFGMPAENAAMERGVHPASWTHQNIGSMKAQLKAMGLSLDWSREFATCDVEYYQHQQHLFLDFLEKGLVYRKQSKVNWDPVDNTVLANEQVIDGRGWRSGALVEQRELTQWFFKITDFSQDLLDALDTLDQWPEKVRVMQKNWIGRSEGLTIRWEIVPETTPAGESEVTVYTTRPDTLFGASFLAIAADHPLAKDAAAKNPDIEAFCEECRRAGTSLAALETAEKKGMDTGIRVRHPLDPSWKLPVYIANFVLMDYGTGAIFGCPSGDQRDLDFARKYDLPVVAVVMPRDGDAASFSVGDTAYDGDGVMINSRFLDGKTTEEAFNIVADRLSAASLGNAPQGERKVNFRLRDWGISRQRYWGCPIPVIHCDDCGVVPVPKADLPVKLPDDVTFDQPGNPLDRHPTWRHVPCPNCGKDARRETDTMDTFVDSSWYFTRFTAPWEEKPTDPEAANRWLPVDQYIGGIEHAILHLLYSRFFTRAMRETGHVAATEPFKGLFTQGMVVHETYSRGAGASREWVAPADIRIDELDGKRRAFLLTNNEEVAIGSIEKMSKSKKNVVDPDDIIASYGADTARFFVLSDSPPERDVIWSEAGVEGAHRFTQRLWRLISEAADALSAVVPAPATDGEALSISQAAHKTLKAVENDYDKLWFNKAVARIYELVNALAAPMTRVAAGEGDAIYRAAVRDAAEILIQLVSPMTPHLAEECWAALGNEGLLARTSWPRYDEALVIENDVVLPVQINGKKRAELTISRDADQNAVTDAVLDLDAVKNALNGQAPKKIIVVPQRIVNIVV
- a CDS encoding YggS family pyridoxal phosphate-dependent enzyme, giving the protein MELQERLNDVRSRIAAGEREAGRPAGSVQLVAVSKTFEADAIRPAIEAGQRIFGENRVQESQGKWPALKAEHQDIELHLIGPLQSNKAADAVALFDVIETVDREKIARALAEEMKRQGKALRLYVQVNTGLEPQKAGIAPDDTPAFVALCRDELGFSIEGLMCIPPAEENPGPHFALLAKLALKCGVEKLSMGMSGDYGTAIAFGATSVRVGSAIFGTR
- a CDS encoding propionyl-CoA synthetase, with the translated sequence MRNGYHQAYAAWKRDPEAFWREAASDIDWFKPPERIFSPNDGVYGRWFSDAETNTCHNCLDRHVAGGRGGETAVIFDSAMNGEKRRFTYDEVLREVMAIAAALVECGIGKGDRVILYMPMVPEAVFSMLACARIGAVHSVVFGGFAASELAARIDDCAAKLVITASCGLEPGRIVAYKPLVDQAIEIARSKPDRCLVLQRPELRADLVSGRDQDFEAAVAQHRGAEIACVSVKATDPLYILYTSGTTGQPKGVVRDNGGHMVALNWSMQNIYGLKPGEVFWTASDIGWVVGHSYIVYAPLLSGVTTLIFEGKPIGTPDAGTFWRIVSEYQVRVLFTAPTAFRAIRREDGDGELMHQYPMPDLRALFLAGERADPETLKWAERMLGLPVIDHWWQTETGWPIAANPLGLGALPVKHGSPALPMPGYDIAVLDDAGHPIEAGTLGNIVVKLPLPPGCLPTLWNADDRFRSAYLDEFPGYYKTADAGYVDEDGYLFIMSRTDDIINCAGHRLSTGAMEEVCARHPDVAECAVIGVIDALKGQAPCGFLVLKRHVSRDATAIESEVVAMIRDSIGPVAAFKTAITVNRLPKTRSGKILRGTMQKIADGIPWKMPATIDDPTILEEIAEALRGRGLGSLPM